The proteins below come from a single bacterium genomic window:
- a CDS encoding antibiotic biosynthesis monooxygenase, which yields MKAVIVTYVVKKGREKEFAKVLRKHWKILRSENLTTGQLPFLLKDPENPSIYKEIFEWKSRRSFQKAHESRKVQDIWRKLMELTEEGGMEPANFERI from the coding sequence ATGAAAGCAGTAATCGTCACATACGTGGTGAAGAAAGGACGAGAGAAAGAGTTTGCAAAAGTCCTTCGAAAACACTGGAAAATTCTTAGGAGTGAGAATCTCACCACCGGCCAACTCCCTTTTCTGCTGAAAGACCCGGAAAATCCGTCGATTTATAAGGAGATCTTTGAATGGAAAAGCCGAAGATCTTTCCAGAAAGCGCACGAATCGCGTAAGGTTCAGGATATCTGGCGTAAACTGATGGAGCTTACAGAAGAGGGCGGAATGGAACCTGCCAATTTCGAGCGAATTTAG